The segment AACGCCCATCGAGGCTGGTTCCGTCCAGGGCGGAAATGGCCGCTTTGGCCCCGGCTTCGTCGGCCATCGTCACGAATCCGAATCCCCGGGAGCGCCCAGTGTCTCGGTCCATGATTACGGCGACTTCGGTCACTTCGCCGTGCTTTGAGAATGCGCTGCGCAGGCTCTCATCCGTTGTGTCCCAGCTCAGACCGCCGACATACATTTTTTTACCCATAACTCGTATCTCACTTTCCTCTCGCGCCGCAATTAATACGGCCCGATTCATTTGGCGGGTAGTAGTGCCCGCCGTCACTCGGTCGTCCACAGTGGTCAACCTTCATCCAGTACCTTCCTAAACTTACAAACCTTTTTGGAGATAAACCATAGAGGAGAGTGTGAAGTAAGTCGGGATGATTTCTTCTCATCCAAGATCAAAATAACTTGACCTTGCGGAGCCAACATAATACTCCTCGTGTAAATGTCAACCTTTTAATCAATCTAATTTGACGGATGAGGCAATCCGGCGGAAGTAACTGGGAGTCGAGCAGACCTCTTCACACACTGAAAAGCGACCTTATTCCGGCATCTTGCATACATTTCAAGCCGTTATAAAAAGGCAGTTTTTCAAATCGATCTGCCCGAAAATACCCCGAGATGCAAAAAGTGCCTCAAATATTAGTCACAGAGAATAAGTATTGTAACCATTGCTAGGCAACGCAAGCTAGTCTTGGTTAACTAGCTATTTCAAGTACTTGCGATCCCAAGTTTAGTTTCTAGGGCAAGCATCCAGC is part of the Candidatus Lernaella stagnicola genome and harbors:
- a CDS encoding RNA-binding protein, coding for MGKKMYVGGLSWDTTDESLRSAFSKHGEVTEVAVIMDRDTGRSRGFGFVTMADEAGAKAAISALDGTSLDGRSIKVSEAKERSPRDNRGGGGRY